TTTGCAAAAGCAAAATCGTACCTGTTTACCTCCGCATACCATGCTGCCATTGATAGCATAAGGAAGGAAAAGCGGAAGCTAGAGTATGCAGGTGAAGCATTTTTTGAAACATCAACCTCTAACGGTTATTCCGATGCCAAGGAGATAGTTGATAAGGCTATTGAGAAACTCCCTGAAATCCAAAAATCGGTACTCCTGCTTCGTGATTACGAGGGGTACTCGTACGAGGAGATTGGCGAAATAACAGGGCTTAACGAGTCGCAGGTTAAGGTTTACATCTATAGGGCAAGGTTGTTCCTGAAGGAGCAACTGGTAAGTATTGATAATTTGATTTAGGGCTATGACAATAAACCGAAATAACTACGAACTTTTTATCATCGATTACATCGATGGTAAGCTTAGCCCTGAGCTTACCGATGAGCTTATGGTTTTCCTGAATCAAAACCCCGATATTGCAATAGAGGTTGAAGGGCTAGCCGAAATTAAGCTTACTCCAACTCCGGTTAAAGCACCAATGGCTAAGGAAACACTAAAGCGATCGACCAGTTTAACCGAAAGCGGTATTACCGAGGCCGATTACCTTTGCATTGCCGAGCTGGAGAATGATTTAACGGCCCAAGAATCCTTGCAGCTAAACGAGCTTAAAAAAAATCACCCCGATATTGCAAGACTCTCAACCCTATACAGTAAAACCAAATTAATAGCAAACCCAGCAGAAATCTTCCCCAGGAAAGCCAGCCTAAAGCATGCCCGTATAACCCCAACATTATCGCGCATTGCCTATGCAACTGCAAGCATTGCAGCTGTTCTGCTTATTGGTATCTACATAAACTCGTTACTTATCAGCAGGATGGACAGCAATACACTGGTGGCAGTACAAAGCCCAACCACCACCCCTGAACAGGAGAATAATAAACCTGCTGAAACCATTGAGCTAACCAAACCAATTGACAATACGGTTCAGGAAACAAGGCGTAAACCCAACTTACAACATTCCAAACCCGCTACTACAGTTAGGGTTGCCCAGGTTGCTCAGGTTACTGAAAACACTAATAGGGTAAGTGACGAGGAAATTGAACCAATAGCCACCATTGAGCCTCAGGTTACCCAAACAGCTCAGCAGGAGGCACAACCCAATATCAACATAAATAAAAGCAACAGCTTAACTGCTCATGGTTCTATTTCGGCCAAACAGGTTCAACCGCAGACAAAGGAACTCACCATTGGCGACATCGCCCTTAAAGGCGTACAAAAGCTTGCCCAATCGGTTGGAATAAATGTTGATGTAAAGCAAACCGAAGGCAATCAGGCCAAAAAAATTGTTGTAGAATCGAGGCTGCTGGCCGTTTCGGCAACTATTTTACCAAAAGAGGAATAACTACCCCTGTAACATTTTTCGCATTCGGGCGTCGTATGGTAAAACAACCGAATGTTAAACTAAATCTGATAAAACAATGAAAAAGTTTTTACTTGTGGGATTGATGTTTTCCGTTATTACCCAACTTAGCGCACAGAACAAGGAGGACATACTTCGTAATCTCGAAAATCCCGACACACTTAAACAGCAAAGCGCACAAACCTCAAGCGATAAGCAACCCATGGTAATTGTTCGCAAAATTGTAAAGGTTGTTGATGGCGATTCAATTATTGAGGAACGTATCGACACCGTTACCTCGGTCAATGCTGTAACTGTTGATTCGGACAACATGGCCTGGGTTAACACCATGGGCGATACTATTAAAGCCGCCAAGGGCGATACAGTGGTAGTAAGACTCGGTAAGAAAAAGATGGTGATTGTTGATTCCAAGGACAAAACAGTGATTGAAATCCCTGAAAAGGGTAAAAAGTCCGACGAAATTATTGAGTACAGGG
This region of Tenuifilum sp. 4138str genomic DNA includes:
- a CDS encoding RNA polymerase sigma factor; this translates as MTAEEFNRCVDLYSDSIYRFALKMLKNTDLAMDNVQDCFERLWVKHREVDFAKAKSYLFTSAYHAAIDSIRKEKRKLEYAGEAFFETSTSNGYSDAKEIVDKAIEKLPEIQKSVLLLRDYEGYSYEEIGEITGLNESQVKVYIYRARLFLKEQLVSIDNLI